A single region of the Salvia splendens isolate huo1 chromosome 18, SspV2, whole genome shotgun sequence genome encodes:
- the LOC121777505 gene encoding C2 domain-containing protein At1g53590-like isoform X3 has product MEEIVSQKILLPIFPWFLKKYKPWTVKDVDLQHLYLGRTPPMFTEMRVLGHSNGDDHLVLELGMNFRTADDMSAILGVKLSKRLGFGMYTKLHMLGMHVEGKVLVGVKFLRGWPFISRLRVCFSAPPYFQMTVKPLFTHGLDVTEIPGIAGWIDNLLSLVFEQTLVEPNMLVVDVEKFVSPQPGNWFTVDAKASIAFATVTVLEATELNPSDLNGLADPYVNLQFGLSKFRTKTRKKTLSPKWHEEFKFPIFTWESDNLLIFEVLDKDHLYDDKMGDCCININEYRDGQRYDLWLPLKNIKTGRLHLAVTVSDLTGKKAAECTNGEEDAGGEKRKEEAGGDRSRGSLADDSSQRVSFPKAGDKFDPIDVEGQSETGIWIHHPGREVTQVWEARKPKNSKRHEISRQVQVEGGDSVGGRTSGQNESSSTDENSDSNKPQSGNPVKRGLRKIGSVFRRSPREADKATSPRESELSPKDNFNTKASSNIKKGGVKLIIDDSVLSPPSKTPKGDEKDAQPLSSKTPREETVPESPSQGNGKDMAKGILKHAGRSSRELKFSLSRKMRQTKGEMPVELDSTDDKSLTSSVDSAVTDAGLVVPSSAASPPAPASNDHSLKLKDNVQTENLSVSNTSETGDVAVPAGDKVL; this is encoded by the exons ATGGAAGAGATCGTTTCTCAGAAAATTCTCCTCCCTATTTTCCCATGGTTCTTGAAAAAGTACAAGCCGTGGACCGTG AAAGATGTTGATCTTCAGCATCTTTACTTGGGAAGAACCCCGCCGATGTTTACAGAAATGAGGGTTCTTGGTCACTCCAATGGCGATGACCACTTG GTTTTGGAACTAGGTATGAATTTCCGAACTGCGGACGATATGAGCGCTATACTTGGTGTGAAACTGAGCAAGAGATTGGGTTTTGGAATGTATACTAAATTGCATATGCTAGGAATGCACGTTGAGGGAAAG GTATTGGTTGGGGTTAAGTTCCTGCGTGGATGGCCTTTCATTAGCCGCTTGCGTGTGTGCTTTTCTGCACCGCCATATTTTCAGAtgactgtgaagcctctcttcACTCATGGTCTCGATGTTACAGAGATTCCTGGGATAGCTGGCTGGATA GATAATCTTCTGTCCCTCGTCTTTGAACAAACTCTGGTGGAG CCTAATATGCTGGTGGTTGACGTTGAAAAATTTGTGTCACCTCAACCAG GAAATTGGTTCACTGTCGATGCAAAGGCATCAATAGCGTTTGCTACCGTGACAGTTCTTGAAGCCACTGAACTGAATCCGTCGGACTTGAATG GATTGGCGGATCCATATGTTAACTTACAGTTCGGCCTTTCTAAATTCCGGACCAAGACTAGGAAGAAAACTCTTTCGCCAAAATGGCACGAGGAATTCAAGTTTCCTATCTTCACTTGGGAATCAGATAACTTGCTTATTTTTGAAGTTCTTGATAAGGACCACTTATATGATGACAAGATGGG AGATTGTTGCATAAACATCAACGAGTATCGGGATGGCCAGAGGTATGACTTGTGGTTACCTCTCAAGAATATAAAGACAGGAAGATTGCATCTTGCTGTAACTGTATCTGATTTGACTGGAAAG AAGGCTGCAGAGTGTACGAACGGTGAAGAAGATGCCGGTGGTgagaaaaggaaagaagaagCCGGTGGTGACAGAAGCAGAGGCTCCTTGGCGGATGACTCGTCTCAGAGAGTATCGTTCCCAAAAGCAGGAGATAAGTTCGACCCAATTGACGTTGAAGGGCAGTCCGAGACTGGGATTTGGATCCACCATCCGGGCAGAGAGGTCACACAAGTGTGGGAGGCAAGGAAGCCGAAGAATAGCAAACGTCACGAAATCAGCAGACAAGTTCAAGTCGAGGGCGGTGATTCAGTCGGTGGACGGACTTCTGGTCAGAACGAGAGCAGCAGCACTGACGAGAACTCGGATTCTAACAAGCCGCAATCAGGTAATCCGGTCAAGAGAGGTTTGAGAAAGATCGGGTCAGTGTTCAGACGGAGCCCGAGGGAAGCTGACAAGGCGACCTCGCCTAGAGAGTCCGAACTGTCCCCCAAAGATAATTTCAACACCAAGGCGTCTTCTAACATCAAGAAAGGTGGTGTCAAGTTGATAATAGACGACTCCGTTTTGTCCCCGCCTTCCAAGACTCCGAAAGGTGACGAGAAAGACGCGCAACCTCTGTCTTCCAAGACTCCGCGTGAAGAAACCGTGCCGGAGAGCCCCAGCCAGGGGAACGGCAAGGACATGGCGAAGGGCATTCTGAAACACGCTGGAAGATCTTCTCGCGAGCTGAAGTTCTCGCTCTCTCGGAAAATGAGACAGACGAAGGGAGAGATGCCTGTGGAGTTGGATTCCACGGATGACAAGTCGCTTACATCATCCGTGGATTCTGCGGTTACGGATGCTGGTTTAGTCGTTCCAAGTTCAGCCGCTTCCCCTCCAGCGCCGGCTTCAAATGACCACTCATTGAAGTTGAAGGACAACGTTCAGACGGAAAACCTCTCCGTTAGCAACACCTCTGAGACCGGAGATGTTGCGGTTCCAGCCGGCGACAAGGTTTTGTAA
- the LOC121777505 gene encoding C2 domain-containing protein At1g53590-like isoform X1 — protein sequence MGSVLDSTLLHHVCIVLIFLWFLNSFNCCHPIAYFLSLIYLYLVHELYVLKLRKKLQFEEKRESDQRRVLSDSESLRWLNHAIEKIWPICMEEIVSQKILLPIFPWFLKKYKPWTVKDVDLQHLYLGRTPPMFTEMRVLGHSNGDDHLVLELGMNFRTADDMSAILGVKLSKRLGFGMYTKLHMLGMHVEGKVLVGVKFLRGWPFISRLRVCFSAPPYFQMTVKPLFTHGLDVTEIPGIAGWIDNLLSLVFEQTLVEPNMLVVDVEKFVSPQPGNWFTVDAKASIAFATVTVLEATELNPSDLNGLADPYVNLQFGLSKFRTKTRKKTLSPKWHEEFKFPIFTWESDNLLIFEVLDKDHLYDDKMGDCCININEYRDGQRYDLWLPLKNIKTGRLHLAVTVSDLTGKKAAECTNGEEDAGGEKRKEEAGGDRSRGSLADDSSQRVSFPKAGDKFDPIDVEGQSETGIWIHHPGREVTQVWEARKPKNSKRHEISRQVQVEGGDSVGGRTSGQNESSSTDENSDSNKPQSGNPVKRGLRKIGSVFRRSPREADKATSPRESELSPKDNFNTKASSNIKKGGVKLIIDDSVLSPPSKTPKGDEKDAQPLSSKTPREETVPESPSQGNGKDMAKGILKHAGRSSRELKFSLSRKMRQTKGEMPVELDSTDDKSLTSSVDSAVTDAGLVVPSSAASPPAPASNDHSLKLKDNVQTENLSVSNTSETGDVAVPAGDKVL from the exons ATGGGCAGTGTTCTCGACTCGACACTTCTGCATCATGTGTGCATTGTGCTGATTTTTCTCTGGTTTCTGAATTCATTCAACTGTTGCCATCCAATTgcgtattttctctctctaatataCCTCTATTTG GTTCATGAATTATATGTGCTGAAACTGAGAAAGAAATTGCAATTTGAGGAGAAGAGAGAGTCCGATCAGAGACGG GTGCTTTCAGATTCCGAGTCTCTTAGATGGTTGAATCATGCTATTGAGAAGATATGGCCAATCTGCATGGAAGAGATCGTTTCTCAGAAAATTCTCCTCCCTATTTTCCCATGGTTCTTGAAAAAGTACAAGCCGTGGACCGTG AAAGATGTTGATCTTCAGCATCTTTACTTGGGAAGAACCCCGCCGATGTTTACAGAAATGAGGGTTCTTGGTCACTCCAATGGCGATGACCACTTG GTTTTGGAACTAGGTATGAATTTCCGAACTGCGGACGATATGAGCGCTATACTTGGTGTGAAACTGAGCAAGAGATTGGGTTTTGGAATGTATACTAAATTGCATATGCTAGGAATGCACGTTGAGGGAAAG GTATTGGTTGGGGTTAAGTTCCTGCGTGGATGGCCTTTCATTAGCCGCTTGCGTGTGTGCTTTTCTGCACCGCCATATTTTCAGAtgactgtgaagcctctcttcACTCATGGTCTCGATGTTACAGAGATTCCTGGGATAGCTGGCTGGATA GATAATCTTCTGTCCCTCGTCTTTGAACAAACTCTGGTGGAG CCTAATATGCTGGTGGTTGACGTTGAAAAATTTGTGTCACCTCAACCAG GAAATTGGTTCACTGTCGATGCAAAGGCATCAATAGCGTTTGCTACCGTGACAGTTCTTGAAGCCACTGAACTGAATCCGTCGGACTTGAATG GATTGGCGGATCCATATGTTAACTTACAGTTCGGCCTTTCTAAATTCCGGACCAAGACTAGGAAGAAAACTCTTTCGCCAAAATGGCACGAGGAATTCAAGTTTCCTATCTTCACTTGGGAATCAGATAACTTGCTTATTTTTGAAGTTCTTGATAAGGACCACTTATATGATGACAAGATGGG AGATTGTTGCATAAACATCAACGAGTATCGGGATGGCCAGAGGTATGACTTGTGGTTACCTCTCAAGAATATAAAGACAGGAAGATTGCATCTTGCTGTAACTGTATCTGATTTGACTGGAAAG AAGGCTGCAGAGTGTACGAACGGTGAAGAAGATGCCGGTGGTgagaaaaggaaagaagaagCCGGTGGTGACAGAAGCAGAGGCTCCTTGGCGGATGACTCGTCTCAGAGAGTATCGTTCCCAAAAGCAGGAGATAAGTTCGACCCAATTGACGTTGAAGGGCAGTCCGAGACTGGGATTTGGATCCACCATCCGGGCAGAGAGGTCACACAAGTGTGGGAGGCAAGGAAGCCGAAGAATAGCAAACGTCACGAAATCAGCAGACAAGTTCAAGTCGAGGGCGGTGATTCAGTCGGTGGACGGACTTCTGGTCAGAACGAGAGCAGCAGCACTGACGAGAACTCGGATTCTAACAAGCCGCAATCAGGTAATCCGGTCAAGAGAGGTTTGAGAAAGATCGGGTCAGTGTTCAGACGGAGCCCGAGGGAAGCTGACAAGGCGACCTCGCCTAGAGAGTCCGAACTGTCCCCCAAAGATAATTTCAACACCAAGGCGTCTTCTAACATCAAGAAAGGTGGTGTCAAGTTGATAATAGACGACTCCGTTTTGTCCCCGCCTTCCAAGACTCCGAAAGGTGACGAGAAAGACGCGCAACCTCTGTCTTCCAAGACTCCGCGTGAAGAAACCGTGCCGGAGAGCCCCAGCCAGGGGAACGGCAAGGACATGGCGAAGGGCATTCTGAAACACGCTGGAAGATCTTCTCGCGAGCTGAAGTTCTCGCTCTCTCGGAAAATGAGACAGACGAAGGGAGAGATGCCTGTGGAGTTGGATTCCACGGATGACAAGTCGCTTACATCATCCGTGGATTCTGCGGTTACGGATGCTGGTTTAGTCGTTCCAAGTTCAGCCGCTTCCCCTCCAGCGCCGGCTTCAAATGACCACTCATTGAAGTTGAAGGACAACGTTCAGACGGAAAACCTCTCCGTTAGCAACACCTCTGAGACCGGAGATGTTGCGGTTCCAGCCGGCGACAAGGTTTTGTAA
- the LOC121777505 gene encoding C2 domain-containing protein At1g53590-like isoform X2 produces MGSVLDSTLLHHVCIVLIFLWFLNSFNCCHPIAYFLSLIYLYLVHELYVLKLRKKLQFEEKRESDQRRVLSDSESLRWLNHAIEKIWPICMEEIVSQKILLPIFPWFLKKYKPWTVKDVDLQHLYLGRTPPMFTEMRVLGHSNGDDHLVLELGMNFRTADDMSAILGVKLSKRLGFGMYTKLHMLGMHVEGKVLVGVKFLRGWPFISRLRVCFSAPPYFQMTVKPLFTHGLDVTEIPGIAGWIDNLLSLVFEQTLVEPNMLVVDVEKFVSPQPGNWFTVDAKASIAFATVTVLEATELNPSDLNGLADPYVNLQFGLSKFRTKTRKKTLSPKWHEEFKFPIFTWESDNLLIFEVLDKDHLYDDKMGDCCININEYRDGQRYDLWLPLKNIKTGRLHLAVTVSDLTGKAAECTNGEEDAGGEKRKEEAGGDRSRGSLADDSSQRVSFPKAGDKFDPIDVEGQSETGIWIHHPGREVTQVWEARKPKNSKRHEISRQVQVEGGDSVGGRTSGQNESSSTDENSDSNKPQSGNPVKRGLRKIGSVFRRSPREADKATSPRESELSPKDNFNTKASSNIKKGGVKLIIDDSVLSPPSKTPKGDEKDAQPLSSKTPREETVPESPSQGNGKDMAKGILKHAGRSSRELKFSLSRKMRQTKGEMPVELDSTDDKSLTSSVDSAVTDAGLVVPSSAASPPAPASNDHSLKLKDNVQTENLSVSNTSETGDVAVPAGDKVL; encoded by the exons ATGGGCAGTGTTCTCGACTCGACACTTCTGCATCATGTGTGCATTGTGCTGATTTTTCTCTGGTTTCTGAATTCATTCAACTGTTGCCATCCAATTgcgtattttctctctctaatataCCTCTATTTG GTTCATGAATTATATGTGCTGAAACTGAGAAAGAAATTGCAATTTGAGGAGAAGAGAGAGTCCGATCAGAGACGG GTGCTTTCAGATTCCGAGTCTCTTAGATGGTTGAATCATGCTATTGAGAAGATATGGCCAATCTGCATGGAAGAGATCGTTTCTCAGAAAATTCTCCTCCCTATTTTCCCATGGTTCTTGAAAAAGTACAAGCCGTGGACCGTG AAAGATGTTGATCTTCAGCATCTTTACTTGGGAAGAACCCCGCCGATGTTTACAGAAATGAGGGTTCTTGGTCACTCCAATGGCGATGACCACTTG GTTTTGGAACTAGGTATGAATTTCCGAACTGCGGACGATATGAGCGCTATACTTGGTGTGAAACTGAGCAAGAGATTGGGTTTTGGAATGTATACTAAATTGCATATGCTAGGAATGCACGTTGAGGGAAAG GTATTGGTTGGGGTTAAGTTCCTGCGTGGATGGCCTTTCATTAGCCGCTTGCGTGTGTGCTTTTCTGCACCGCCATATTTTCAGAtgactgtgaagcctctcttcACTCATGGTCTCGATGTTACAGAGATTCCTGGGATAGCTGGCTGGATA GATAATCTTCTGTCCCTCGTCTTTGAACAAACTCTGGTGGAG CCTAATATGCTGGTGGTTGACGTTGAAAAATTTGTGTCACCTCAACCAG GAAATTGGTTCACTGTCGATGCAAAGGCATCAATAGCGTTTGCTACCGTGACAGTTCTTGAAGCCACTGAACTGAATCCGTCGGACTTGAATG GATTGGCGGATCCATATGTTAACTTACAGTTCGGCCTTTCTAAATTCCGGACCAAGACTAGGAAGAAAACTCTTTCGCCAAAATGGCACGAGGAATTCAAGTTTCCTATCTTCACTTGGGAATCAGATAACTTGCTTATTTTTGAAGTTCTTGATAAGGACCACTTATATGATGACAAGATGGG AGATTGTTGCATAAACATCAACGAGTATCGGGATGGCCAGAGGTATGACTTGTGGTTACCTCTCAAGAATATAAAGACAGGAAGATTGCATCTTGCTGTAACTGTATCTGATTTGACTGGAAAG GCTGCAGAGTGTACGAACGGTGAAGAAGATGCCGGTGGTgagaaaaggaaagaagaagCCGGTGGTGACAGAAGCAGAGGCTCCTTGGCGGATGACTCGTCTCAGAGAGTATCGTTCCCAAAAGCAGGAGATAAGTTCGACCCAATTGACGTTGAAGGGCAGTCCGAGACTGGGATTTGGATCCACCATCCGGGCAGAGAGGTCACACAAGTGTGGGAGGCAAGGAAGCCGAAGAATAGCAAACGTCACGAAATCAGCAGACAAGTTCAAGTCGAGGGCGGTGATTCAGTCGGTGGACGGACTTCTGGTCAGAACGAGAGCAGCAGCACTGACGAGAACTCGGATTCTAACAAGCCGCAATCAGGTAATCCGGTCAAGAGAGGTTTGAGAAAGATCGGGTCAGTGTTCAGACGGAGCCCGAGGGAAGCTGACAAGGCGACCTCGCCTAGAGAGTCCGAACTGTCCCCCAAAGATAATTTCAACACCAAGGCGTCTTCTAACATCAAGAAAGGTGGTGTCAAGTTGATAATAGACGACTCCGTTTTGTCCCCGCCTTCCAAGACTCCGAAAGGTGACGAGAAAGACGCGCAACCTCTGTCTTCCAAGACTCCGCGTGAAGAAACCGTGCCGGAGAGCCCCAGCCAGGGGAACGGCAAGGACATGGCGAAGGGCATTCTGAAACACGCTGGAAGATCTTCTCGCGAGCTGAAGTTCTCGCTCTCTCGGAAAATGAGACAGACGAAGGGAGAGATGCCTGTGGAGTTGGATTCCACGGATGACAAGTCGCTTACATCATCCGTGGATTCTGCGGTTACGGATGCTGGTTTAGTCGTTCCAAGTTCAGCCGCTTCCCCTCCAGCGCCGGCTTCAAATGACCACTCATTGAAGTTGAAGGACAACGTTCAGACGGAAAACCTCTCCGTTAGCAACACCTCTGAGACCGGAGATGTTGCGGTTCCAGCCGGCGACAAGGTTTTGTAA
- the LOC121777735 gene encoding dihydroceramide fatty acyl 2-hydroxylase FAH2-like: protein MVAKGFTVDLNKPLVFQVGHLGEGYQEWIHQPIVCKESPRFFGNDIVEFLTKNKWWYIPLIWLPVVAWFLVKSIYMGNTIPDVALVAALGIFTWTLMEYSLHRFLFHIETKTYVGNTLHYLLHGCHHKHPMDGLRLVFPPAATAILLIPFWNLIKLVSAPSTAPALFAGILLGYVMYDVTHYYVHHGQPISEFPKNLKRYHLNHHFRIHDKGYGITSSFWDKVFGTLPPSKVEGKSR, encoded by the exons ATGGTGGCAAAGGGATTTACTGTTGACTTAAACAAACCCCTTGTTTTCCAA GTTGGCCATCTTGGTGAGGGTTATCAGGAGTGGATTCACCAGCCAATTGTCTGCAAAGAAAGCCCTCGATTTTTTGGAAATGACATTGTTGAG TTTTTGACAAAGAATAAATGGTGGTACATTCCTCTTATTTGGCTTCCGGTCGTTGCTTGGTTCCTCGTGAAGTCCATTTATATGGGTAATACAATTCCTGATGTGGCGTTAGTGGCGGCCCTTGGCATTTTCACCTGGACGTTGATGGAATATTCCCTACATCGATTCCTCTTCCACATTGAGACGAAGACTTATGT GGGTAACACACTTCATTATCTTCTGCACGGCTGTCACCACAAGCACCCGATGGATGGTCTACGCCTCGTTTTTCCACCTGCCGCCACTGCTATTCTTTTGATTCCA TTCTGGAACTTAATTAAATTGGTGTCTGCTCCCTCCACTGCTCCTGCTTTATTTGCTGGTATACTTCTCGGTTACGTGATGTACGACGTTACTCATTACTACGTGCACCACGGGCAGCCAATCAGTGAATTCCCGAAAAATCTCAAG AGATATCACCTAAACCACCACTTCCGCATCCATGACAAAGGCTACGGCATCACTTCCTCGTTCTGGGACAAGGTCTTCGGAACTCTACCACCATCAAAAGTCGAAGGGAAGAGtcgataa
- the LOC121777734 gene encoding berberine bridge enzyme-like 15, with product MKLGHTTINQRAPPKSIYSPTLSSKQNQLSNMGSLTSFLLTLTLAILALSLPTSSQTIQDKFYQCITLNSELSIPFSTAFSAPDNASFTALLESSAQNLRCLVSSVPKPELIFTPYTENHVQVAVTCTKDLGVQLRVRSGGHDYEGLSYISTAANEPFIILDLSRLRSVTVDLKNNSAWAQAGATVGELYYRISQRSKTHGYAAGLCPSLGIGGHITGGAYGTMMRKYGLGADNVIDARIVVADGRILDRESMGEDLFWAIRGGGGASFGVILAWKVKLVPVPETVTVFTVPKTLEQGATQILYKWQHIADNIDDDLFVRVIIQPAKAAGKDERTIMTLYNAVFLGRADQLLQVMQQSFPELGLTKKDCTEMSWIQSVLYIAGFPGNTPPEILLQGKSLFKNYFKAKSDFVRTPIPEEGLQGLWKKLLEEDSPLMIFNPYGGTMSKISESEIPFPHRKGVIFMIQYLSLWNDDKPETAAKHVEWIRRLYNYMAAFASMFPREAYINYRDLDLGVNTNATSFIQASSWGARYFKDNFNRLVEVKTKADPGNFFRHEQSIPTLPLMNQSEEKSMMH from the coding sequence ATGAAATTAGGTCACACCACCATCAACCAAAGAGCACCACCAAAATCTATATATAGTCCCACTCTCTCTTCAAAACAAAACCAATTAAGCAACATGGGATCTCTAACCTCATTCCTTCTCACACTAACCCTAGCAATTCTTGCACTATCTTTGCCCACATCCTCCCAAACCATCCAAGACAAATTCTACCAATGCATCACTCTTAATTCCGAGCTCTCCATCCCTTTCTCCACCGCCTTCTCCGCCCCCGACAACGCCTCGTTCACCGCCTTACTAGAATCCTCCGCGCAGAACCTTCGGTGTCTGGTCTCCTCCGTGCCCAAACCCGAGCTCATCTTCACCCCCTACACCGAGAACCACGTCCAAGTTGCGGTCACCTGCACCAAGGACCTCGGGGTCCAGCTCCGGGTCCGGAGCGGGGGCCACGACTACGAGGGCCTCTCCTACATCTCCACCGCGGCGAACGAGCCCTTCATCATCCTCGACCTCTCCCGCCTCCGCTCCGTCACGGTCGACCTCAAGAATAACAGCGCGTGGGCCCAGGCCGGCGCGACCGTGGGCGAGCTCTACTACCGGATCTCCCAGCGGAGCAAGACCCACGGCTACGCGGCCGGCCTGTGCCCGAGCCTCGGCATTGGCGGCCACATCACCGGCGGCGCCTACGGCACGATGATGCGGAAGTACGGCCTCGGCGCCGACAACGTGATCGACGCAAGGATCGTCGTCGCCGACGGCCGGATCCTCGACCGCGAGTCGATGGGGGAGGACCTCTTCTGGGCCATCCGGGGCGGCGGCGGGGCCAGCTTCGGCGTCATCCTCGCATGGAAGGTCAAACTCGTCCCGGTCCCCGAGACTGTCACCGTATTCACGGTTCCCAAGACACTCGAGCAAGGCGCCACCCAGATACTCTACAAGTGGCAACACATCGCCGACAACATCGACGACGACCTTTTCGTCCGAGTCATCATCCAGCCGGCGAAAGCCGCCGGAAAAGACGAGCGGACGATAATGACGCTCTACAACGCTGTCTTCCTCGGACGAGCCGACCAACTACTCCAAGTGATGCAACAGAGCTTCCCGGAACTCGGGCTCACCAAGAAAGACTGCACGGAAATGAGCTGGATCCAGTCCGTCCTCTACATCGCCGGCTTTCCGGGCAACACCCCGCCGGAGATTCTCCTACAAGGGAAATCCCTCTTCAAAAACTACTTCAAAGCCAAGTCAGACTTCGTCAGAACTCCCATACCAGAAGAAGGGCTCCAAGGGCTATGGAAgaagcttctagaagaagacTCCCCATTGATGATCTTCAACCCCTACGGTGGGACAATGTCGAAGATTTCGGAATCCGAGATTCCGTTCCCACACAGAAAGGGAGTGATCTTCATGATTCAGTATCTGAGCCTTTGGAACGACGACAAGCCAGAGACAGCCGCCAAGCACGTGGAGTGGATTCGAAGGCTGTACAACTACATGGCGGCGTTCGCCTCCATGTTCCCAAGAGAGGCGTACATCAACTACAGAGATCTCGATTTAGGAGTGAACACAAACGCCACGAGCTTCATACAGGCAAGCTCGTGGGGAGCGAGATATTTCAAGGATAACTTCAACAGACTCGTCGAGGTGAAGACGAAGGCTGATCCTGGCAATTTCTTCAGACATGAACAGAGCATTCCTACTCTGCCATTGATGAACCAGAGTGAGGAGAAGAGCATGATGCATTGA